CCCTAGAAGCTGGCAATGGGCCAACGAGGATTCCGGTTTGTGAACGGGGCATGTGGGGATATGTGAACGAGCAAGGCGAGATTGTGGTCCCTTTGCGCTTTCGATCTGTAGGTGACTTTACCCACAACCGAGCGCCCGCGCGTGATACTGGCCTGTTTGGCTATATCAACCAGAGCGGAGCCTGGGTCATTGAGCCAACGTGGGACCTGGCTATGCCGTTCTCGGAAGGGTTGGCTGTGGTCTATTTCGACGACCGCGCATCGGTGATTGACACTAACGGCCGTGTGGTCTTCTCGTGTGACCAGGCATATATCGGGCCGTTCGAAGGGGGCTTAGCGCACGTGGAAACTGACTCAGGGTCGGGGCTCGTGACATCGACGGGACGATTCCTCGCAATACCGGGTCACGACTATGCGATAATGGACACCTCTAGAATTCTCGTTTGTGACTCTCCTTCTGCGCCAATAGATCAAAGATCTCCATGCAATTGGAGATTGATTGATCGAGACGGTCGCACGATTCGATCGTATGAGAACGTTACGCATGTTAAGGCAGTCATGGGTATTCCCCTAGCAGTCCTCTTTCAACGAACCACGAGTGGATACGTCTATGCTCTTATCGTGGATCACTCGGGTGTAGCCCGCGACGTACTGTCGTACGAAGAGGCCATGATGTTCAAAGGCGTTATCGTGCGTTCTGGACTCCAAGAAATCGTCGGAAGTGGGCGCAGGTCAACACTGGATCGTCTGAGCAAGTTGTTCTGGTATTGGCCCAAGGCTAGCAGCGTTGCCCGTTTATTGCGCGAAACTCGTGGCATCTTGATAGGAGGAGGCGTTGTTCTTGGCACAGACTCGAGAATCGTTGTCAAAGACCCTTGGTTCTCGAGTGCAACACGGTTGCGGTTTCTAGCCAAGTCAAACTCTTCCGTACGTCAGATCGATACGATGTGGGTAGACAGTGTTGTCTCTTTTCATAAGGATCAAATTGTTGTAACCATACATGACACGATGTGTGTTGTTGCGGCCGATGGTAGCATTGTGTGGAGAGGCCGCAATCGTGCAAGTTCTGAGCATGAAAGAGACATTGCCTATCAGGGCGACATGTATGGATCATTTGTATCCAGAGAAGGCGAAGATCTGCTACCTAAGAATGTAGATCAGTCAACTAGCGCAAGACTCACCTTCGCAACACAAGTGGATGGATTGGACGATGTTCATCTCATCACAGAACACAGAGACGGGAATAGCAAACTGCTTGTCAGTATCGTTAATCGAATGTCTGACACTGCATGGCTTGGGCGCTCATATGAAGGCGTGCAGATGTTTCTCGAGGCTCGTCGTTCGCCCCGTTATACATGGGTCCGAGTTGAGGAGCTCAGTCTTGGATGCGGTTTAGGTCAGTCTCCGTTACCTATCCCGCCAAATCAGTTCATCCGGTTGAACAGAGAAGCGTATCATGGTGCACGGACCTACGAGACGCGCTTGGCGTTTCTCGTGCTGCAGGAAAGTGATAGATGGAGGGGGAAGACGAAGATGTGCTACAGTCCCATCTTCCTCTCAAAACTGAACCCTGCTCAGTTCTATCGACCTTCGTACCGGTAGAAGGAGAAACAAACGCAATAAACGAAACGGCCCACCATCCTTTCGGATAGCAGGCCGTTAAAACTTTTCGCCCCCTCGACTTCGCTCGGGGTGACGAACGCCTCTTCGCCCTTTCGCCCTTTCGCCCCTTCGCCTCTTACCGCCCTGCGATCAAGTTCAACGCACTGCCTGCCTTGAACCAGCCGATCTGTTGAGCATTCATGGTGTGCTTGAGTTCGATCGTCTCGCTCGTTCCATCAGCATGTGTGATGCCAAGTGATACTGGCGCGCCCGGTGCGATGGTGGTGATGTCGATGGAGAGACGATCATCTTCGCGGATCTTGTCGTAGTCCGATGGGTTTACGAACGTGAGCGGCAACATGCCTTGCTTCTTGAGGTTTGTCTCGTGGATACGAGCAAAACTCTTTACGATGATGGCCTTGCCTCCAAGGAAACGGGGCTCCATGGCAGCGTGCTCGCGAGATGATCCTTCGCCATAGTTCTCGTCACCAACAACAACCCAGAAGATGCCGCGGGCTTTGTAGTCGCGCGCAGTTGCGGGTACCTCTGCGTATTCGCCGGTGAAGGTGTTCTTGACGGCGTTGGCAGTGTCGTTGATGTAGTTGATGGCACCGATGAACATGTTGTTGGAGATATTGTCGAGGTGACCGCGGAAACGCAACCACGGTCCGGCCATAGAGATGTGGTCGGTTGTACACTTGCCCTTTGCCTTGAGAAGCAATGGCATGTTCTGATACTCCTCAGGCTTCGGTGCTGCAAATGGTGCAAGTGCTTGCAAGCGGTTGCTCTCCGGTGCGATAACCACGCTCAGCCCCCTACCATCTTCTGCGGGTACGATGAAGCCGTCGGGATCAGGAACGAAGCCGTGTTCCGGGAGCTCGTGACCGGTTGGTGGCTGCAACATCACGCCATCGATCGGCTCCTTCATGAAGTTGGTTGTGAGGTTGCCGGCAAGGACGAATGCGGCAACGGTCTCCGGTGATGCAACAAAGGCGTGGGTTTCCTTGATGCCATCGTTGCGACCGGTGAAGTTGCGGTTGAAGGAGGTGATGATGGAGTTTTTGTCGCCCGCTTGGACGTCATGACGTTTCCATTGTCCAATACATGGACCACAGGCGTTTGCTAGAACCACTCCGCCGATAGCTTCCATCTTTGCCAAGATGCCATCACGTTCGATAGTAGCGCGCACTTGCTCAGAGCCCGGCGTGATAGTAAACTCACTCTTGGCCTTGAGTCCGTTAGCAGCTGCAAAAGCGGCGATGTCGGCCACACGACTCATATCCTCGTATGAGGAGTTTGTGCATGAACCGATAAGACCAACGCGGAGTTCTTCCGGCCAATTGTTTGTCTTGACGGCCTTGACAAATTCCGAGAGTTCCATTGCGCGGTCCGGTGTGAATGGTCCGTTGATATGGGGCTCCAAGGCATCAAGATCGATATGGATCACCTGATCGTAGTAGGCTTCCGGATTGGATGCTACTTCGGCGTCTGCGCGAAGATGTTCTGCAACACCGTTGGCAAGATCCGCTACGTCATGGCGTCCGGTCGATCGGAGATATCTCTCCATCGATGCATCATACGGGAAGACCGATGTTGTTGCGCCGATCTCTGCGCCCATGTTGCAGATCGTGCCCTTACCTGTTGCGGAGAATGATGCTGTTCCGTCGCCGAAGTATTCAACGATGGCACCGGTGCCGCCCTTGACCGTGAGAATGCCCGCAAGCTTCAAGATCACATCCTTCGGACTTGTCCAGCCATTCATCTTGCCGGTGAGCTTCACACCGATGAGCTTTGGCATCTGCAATTCCCACGGCATGCCCGCCATCACATCAACGGCATCTGCACCGCCAACACCGATAGCGAGCATACCCATGCCCCCTGCGTTCGGAGTGTGTGAATCTGTGCCGATCATCATGCCACCAGGGAAGGCATAGTTCTCGATCACCACTTGGTGAATGATGCCCGCACCCGGTTTCCAAAAACCAATGCCGTATTTGGTGGAGACGCTCGCGAGGAAGTCAAAGACCTCTTTGTTCTCGGTGAGCGACTTCTCGAGATCCGATGTGGCGCCGTGTTCAGCGCGAATGAGGTGGTCGCAATGTACCGTTGAAGGAACAGCAACCTTGGGGATCCCGGCCGACATGAACTGCAACAATGCCATCTGTGCCGTGGCGTCCTGCATCGCAACACGGTCCGGGTTGAAGTCCACATACGCACCGCCGCGTGTATACGCCGTTGTTGGCATATCCATCATGTGTGAGTAAAGGATCTTCTCGGCGAGAGTTAGGGGGCGACCCACCACGTTGCGCGCTGCGGCTACCTTGCCCGGCAGATTGCTGTAGACGGTGGAGATCATTGAGAGGTCTTGCGTTGCCATGATGTTAGATTGTTAGAGTGTTAGATTGTTAGATTGTTAGAGTGCTAGTTAACGGCGGTGTTTGAAGTACTTTACGCCGGGGAGTTTGATGAAGTCTGCGTCCTGTGTGTAGAGTGTTGCGCCATAGGACTGAGCCGTTGCATAGATGATGGCGTCGGCCGTTGACAAACTATGGGCTCTGCTGATCGCTGCTGCCTGACGCGCTCTATCCGAAGAGAGTTCGTCGATAACGTAGGCCTGCATACCCATCGTGACCGCCATTGCTTCACGCATTGAGACAATGCGTTCGATCGAGCGGTACACCTCAAAAATGCACACACTGGGGACGATGATCTCTACGTTTTTGCCCTTGAATACACGTGCATATTCGTCCGCATTCGGTCCGTTCTGAACGTATTCGATCCACGCCGAGGAGTCGAGAACAACTGGTTCAGTCTTCATGGCTCAAACTTCTCTTTGTCCCTAATCAGCCGAATATCATGATCCTTGAGGTATCCACGCATCTCATCTATGGTGAGAACCGGTACCAATACAAGCATTCCTTCATGAATGAGCCACCGCACGCGCTGGCCAGGGACGAGTCCGATCTGTGCCCGCACCTCCTGTGGGATCACCACTTGGTACTTGGGAGAGATCGTTAACGCTTGCGATTGCATATCGAACCTTAGTCGTTGTACGGGGTGGGTATCGATACAAAAATCGTACAACGGGGCGAAAAATGCAAACTTTCTGAGGTGCCACGACTTCGTGAATCCATTTCCATATTCCCACGACTTCCTGAATCCATTCCCATATTCCCATGACTTCGCGAATCCATTTCCATATTCCCACGACTTCGTCGTGGGCTACTGAATATCGCCCCTACGGGGCTTTCAATCCCATTTATTCGGTTCGTTCACAGCTATCTCATGCCTTACTGTGAGCTTCCGGTGTTCTGATTCGAAACTCTCCCTTGCGTGATGTGAGGCTTGGTTCTCGATGTATCGCACAAGCCCTTTCTTATCAAATGCAGACACAGAGAAGACGGAGTATCCCACCTGCCACGAGAAACAAGCGTATCTCCCGCCCTTCGATCGTATCCACTTTGATGAGCCGGCCTTGATGTCTTGCACGAGTTTGGCCGGTGTACACGTACGAGGCAACGAAACAAGTAGATGAATGTGGTCGCTCACAGATCCGGCAGCAAGAAGGACGCTCCCAATGTTGGACGCAATGCCCCCGATATATGCGTGGAGTTCACTCCGGATATCGTCTCCTAGGATCTTCTCTCGGAATTTTGTTGCGAATACAATATGCAACAGCACATTATCGAAGGAATGTGGCATAAAGGGGCTCCTTCCACCATTAGCGACAGAGTACAGTGATTTGTCTCTATCGTGCCCCTTTCACCCATAAACGTGACATTCCATGCCGGATTTCAGAAAATGAACGAAGTAGCCCACGACGAAGTCGTGGGAAATAGAAATGGGATAACGAAACGAAGTATGTAGCCCACAACGAAGTCGTGGGAAATAGAAATGGGATAGCGAAATGAAGAATGTAGCCCACGACGAAGTCGTGGAAAACGAATTCGTGGGAAATAGAAATGGGATAACGAAACGAAGTATGTAGCCCACGACGAATTCGTGGGAAATAGAAATGGGATAGCGAAATGAAGAATGTAGCCCACGACGAAGTCGTGGGAAAACGAATTCGTGGGAAATAGAAATGGGATAACGAAATGAAGTATGTAGCCCACGACGAAGTCGTGGGACATTGTGGTTGGCCTCAGCGATGCATCGCAGGCAGCTCCACAACGAACACGGCCCCATTTCCGATAGGGGGCTCTAAGGTGATCGTCCCTTGCAGGGCTGTGACGTAGTTCTTCACGATACTCAGGCCGAGGCCGGTTGTGAGCTCGCCGTCTGTTGATTTTGCGCTGTGGGTGGCGAACTTGGTAAAGAGGTTCGCACGGTCAGCGTCTGTGAATCCGGGGCCTTGGTCGGCAACGCGGATCGTAGCAGCGCCATCCTTGGCTTCAACAGAGATCGACACCGTGGCACCTTTGGGTGAGAATTTGAGTGCGTTCGAGAGCAAGTGATCCACGATGGTCTGAATGCCGGCTGGGTCGGAATGGGCCATTCCGAATCCACCTACGCGCTCGAAATTGATCGTGATGCCTTTTTCCTTGGCTCGATGAGAATGCCCCATCACAACGGTTTGGACGATCATTGCTGGGTCGAGGTGGGTAGGGAAGACGGCCACGCCCGACTTCTCAATGGTATTGAGAAGGAGCAGATTCTCGAGGACGGCTTGAATACGAGTTCCGGCACTTCGCACGGTGATGAAGGATGCAATGGCATCATCGATGCTGAGCTTCTTGTCGCGCTCAATGGCATGAGAAGCGGCATAGAGGATCTCCTTCAACGGACGTTGAAGGTCCTCGCCGGCAAGTGCGAGAAGTTCTGCCTTCTCGGCATTGAGTCTCGTGATCTGATGGTTCTGTTCGATCACCGACCTATTCGAGGATTCCAGATCGTCGCTCTTGCGTTTGAGTTCGCTGGTGCGTTCCGCCACTGTCTGTTCAAGCTCTTCGTTGTATCGAGCAAGGTGCTCAAGAAGCCTTTTATTCTCCGACCTCAGGCGGTACGTCTCAACGGCGGAATCGATCACCATCTTCAGCTCATGTTCGTCCCACGGCTTTGTGATATAGCGGTAGACCTCGCCCTTGTTGATGGCATTGATGATGGCTTCGAGATCTGCGAAACCGGTGAGGACCATTCGAATAGACTCGGGTCTCGAAACACGCGCGCGTTCGAGAAACTCAACACCGGTTACCTCAGGCATGCGCTGGTCGGTGATGATCACTTCGATCGGTTGGGTGCGGAGGATCTCTTCGCCTTCTTTCGCACTCAGAGCAGTGTGGACGTTGAAGCTTCTGCGGAACGTTGCGCGAAATGCGGTGAGGTTGAACTCTTCGTCGTCAACGTAGAGGATATGGGCAAGGTCTGTGTTCATGGCTGACTCTAGATCGTGTCGCTCGCTGGTTGGGCGATCGGCAAAGTGATGGAGAATACGGCTCCGTTGTCATTGTGGACTTCGATTCGTCCGTGATGACGCTCAATGATACCATAGCTAATCGACAACCCAAGCCCCGTTCCTTTTCCAACATCCTTTGTTGTATAGAACGGCTCAAAAAGCCGGGGCACCGATTCTTCCGGGATCCCATTCCCGTTATCGGCGATCGTGATCGAGATCTGGTTCGCACCTGCTCTGCGGACACCGATACGAATTGTTGGGTTTATGGTCTTCTCCAACGCATCGATCGCATTAGAGAGGATGTTCATGATGACCTGATTGATCTGTCCGGCCCTGCACTCAATGTGTGGGACCTCGTCGAACTCCTTCACGATCTCAACCACCCCACGGATCCTGGTGTTGAGCAACGTGAGCGTGCTTTCAATGCCACTGACAATGTCGGTCTTCTTGATGGAACCTTCGTCGAGCCTCGAAAAGGTTCGCAGGCTTTTAACGATCTCTGCCGTCCGTCGGGCACCGGTTTCAATACCATCCAAGAGCTCAAAGATCTCTGCACGAAGCTCATCAGCGAGGGGGCCAGTGCCACCGATCGCTTCATACTCAAGTAGATCTCTGCGCAACGGTGCGACTGAGCTGGCAATGAACGTCACGGGATTGTTGATCTCGTGGGCAATGCCGGCCGTGAGCTGACCCAGCGATGCCATCTTCTCACTCTCGACCAAGAGTGTCTGCGCGGCCTTGAGCTCCACGTTTCTGAGCTGTTCGATCTCCGCGATCTTGTAGGCCTCTTCGATCCGCCTGCGGTCTTCGAGTTGTGAGATCCTGCGTTGGACTGACTCATCACGAACGCGATCTCTGTAGTCGAACAACTCCTTCGTGAATCGCAATGCTCGCTCAAAATCCTTATGATGCTCGTAGTACTGTGCGAGTTGTTCTAGGATAAGGGGGCTTGCCGAACCGCCACGAAGGTGATCGAGTTGGTAGCCGCGCAGGAGATGTTCTTCTGCCTTCTTTGGGTCATAGAGCGGACTGTTGTCTTCATCGAATAACGATCCCAAGAAGGCATTGGCCTGCGATTCGCCAATGGCACTGCCGTTTGCCTTTGAGCGTTCGAGCGCTTCGGTGAGCATGTCCAATGCTTCCTTCGATCTGCCGCGGATGCGTAGTACGTTGGCTGCATTGGCATAGGGCAGGGTTGCCGAAGTGCCTCTGCTTTGTGTGATCCTAAACTTTGCATCGGCATCTTGATACGTCCGCAATGCTTTGTCAAGGTCACCCATACGTTCGAACAATACGCCCATGACGTTCTCAGCTCTCGCGGCTTCTGTAAGGTCTCCGGCAGCTTCAAAGAGCTCCTTGGAACGTGTAGCGTATTCGATAGCCTTGGTATGGTCGTGGCCCTGATCATGAAGGATGGCAAGATTGAGATTGGTCTCTGCCACATACCAGTCATTGATCTCGAGCTTCCGGTAGAGCTCAAGAGCAACAAGCAATTCGGTAAGTCCATCCTTAGGACGTTGGTCCGCAACATATGCGGATCCCATCGCGCTCAGTGTTCGTGCAAGCTGGGAGAGCAGCCCTGCATGCTCAGCCGCGGAACGCGCTTCTTCGAACACTGTGAACGCTTGCGTGAATTGCTCCGCCGAACGAAGAATCATCCCTGCAAGGCGGTACACGAATGATCGCACATACGGGTCTGCTACATCTTTGAGCACGACAAACGCATCGTTGATGATCTTCAGTGCAAGATCTCGCTCGTTGGACCTATCATGCTCACGGGCACGCACAACCATGGCAACCGGGACGAGGTCAGTAAGTCCACTCTCGGCGAGTTCAACGATGAGTTCGTCGAACAAGGTTTGAGTAGTGTGGTCGTTGCTGAAATGAATGGCGCAATCGCGCCAGAGTCTTGCCTGCAAGTGAAGAACACGGAGGCCGTGTTCCTGCGCAAGATCGATCGCACGGCGGATGGGCTCCAACGCCTTGGATGCCTGGCCCATATGGATGCGTGCAAACGCTAGGTCGATCAGTGCACTGCACTCAGACGGCGCGTCGCCCCGCGTACGAGCATCTTCTGCGATATGAACGAATTCCGGCTCGGTGATCCGAAACGGCTCGCTGAAGAGTCGGGTGTAGACGCTCACGTGCATACGTCAAGATAGCCGTTCTGCAAGCTCCATCCACCTGGTGGTTGCCTTTTCGATGGAAGCCATGAGCGCATCGTGTTTGGCGGCCCACTCTTGATGGTCTGTATAGGAACCGCTACCTGATCCCAACAACGCAACGATCTCTTCGTTCTGCTTCTCCAGATCGGCGATCTTCGCCTCAAGAGTAGCGTACTCGCGCTGCTCTTTATAGGTCAACTTCTTTGGGGCTTCCGTTGTTGGTGAACCCGGATCCTTGGCCCCTGCTCCAGACTCCTTGTTCGCCGAGCCCTTCTTCGGCTTTGCTTCGATCTTCTCAAGGTAGGACGAATAATTCCCGGGGTACTCCTTGATCCTACCGCCCTCTTCAAAGGCCCAAATGGTGTCTACGGTCTTATCGAGGAATGCTCGATCGTGCGATACGATCAACAGGACACCCTTAAAGAAGGCCAGGTAGTCTTCCAGTGCCGAAAGCGTTACGAGATCGAAATCGTTCGTGGGCTCATCGAGGAAGAGAACGTTCGGGTTCGACATCAGGATACGGAGCAGGCCAAGGCGACGTCTTTCGCCCCCTGACAGAGTATGAACGTATGCATGCTGCTGTTTGGAGGAAAAGCCAAACCGATCGCATAGTTCCTTTGCGGTGATGTAGCGCTCGCGACCGATCCCAACGTCGATGTATTCAGCGATGTCTCGCACATTCCACACCACAGTTTCGTTCTCCTGCAGATCCTTGATCTCTTGCTGGAAGAATCCGATCGAAACAGTGTCACCAATGGTAACGTGGCCTT
This region of Ignavibacteria bacterium genomic DNA includes:
- a CDS encoding tetratricopeptide repeat protein translates to MHVSVYTRLFSEPFRITEPEFVHIAEDARTRGDAPSECSALIDLAFARIHMGQASKALEPIRRAIDLAQEHGLRVLHLQARLWRDCAIHFSNDHTTQTLFDELIVELAESGLTDLVPVAMVVRAREHDRSNERDLALKIINDAFVVLKDVADPYVRSFVYRLAGMILRSAEQFTQAFTVFEEARSAAEHAGLLSQLARTLSAMGSAYVADQRPKDGLTELLVALELYRKLEINDWYVAETNLNLAILHDQGHDHTKAIEYATRSKELFEAAGDLTEAARAENVMGVLFERMGDLDKALRTYQDADAKFRITQSRGTSATLPYANAANVLRIRGRSKEALDMLTEALERSKANGSAIGESQANAFLGSLFDEDNSPLYDPKKAEEHLLRGYQLDHLRGGSASPLILEQLAQYYEHHKDFERALRFTKELFDYRDRVRDESVQRRISQLEDRRRIEEAYKIAEIEQLRNVELKAAQTLLVESEKMASLGQLTAGIAHEINNPVTFIASSVAPLRRDLLEYEAIGGTGPLADELRAEIFELLDGIETGARRTAEIVKSLRTFSRLDEGSIKKTDIVSGIESTLTLLNTRIRGVVEIVKEFDEVPHIECRAGQINQVIMNILSNAIDALEKTINPTIRIGVRRAGANQISITIADNGNGIPEESVPRLFEPFYTTKDVGKGTGLGLSISYGIIERHHGRIEVHNDNGAVFSITLPIAQPASDTI
- a CDS encoding hybrid sensor histidine kinase/response regulator, which codes for MNTDLAHILYVDDEEFNLTAFRATFRRSFNVHTALSAKEGEEILRTQPIEVIITDQRMPEVTGVEFLERARVSRPESIRMVLTGFADLEAIINAINKGEVYRYITKPWDEHELKMVIDSAVETYRLRSENKRLLEHLARYNEELEQTVAERTSELKRKSDDLESSNRSVIEQNHQITRLNAEKAELLALAGEDLQRPLKEILYAASHAIERDKKLSIDDAIASFITVRSAGTRIQAVLENLLLLNTIEKSGVAVFPTHLDPAMIVQTVVMGHSHRAKEKGITINFERVGGFGMAHSDPAGIQTIVDHLLSNALKFSPKGATVSISVEAKDGAATIRVADQGPGFTDADRANLFTKFATHSAKSTDGELTTGLGLSIVKNYVTALQGTITLEPPIGNGAVFVVELPAMHR
- a CDS encoding aconitate hydratase, which translates into the protein MATQDLSMISTVYSNLPGKVAAARNVVGRPLTLAEKILYSHMMDMPTTAYTRGGAYVDFNPDRVAMQDATAQMALLQFMSAGIPKVAVPSTVHCDHLIRAEHGATSDLEKSLTENKEVFDFLASVSTKYGIGFWKPGAGIIHQVVIENYAFPGGMMIGTDSHTPNAGGMGMLAIGVGGADAVDVMAGMPWELQMPKLIGVKLTGKMNGWTSPKDVILKLAGILTVKGGTGAIVEYFGDGTASFSATGKGTICNMGAEIGATTSVFPYDASMERYLRSTGRHDVADLANGVAEHLRADAEVASNPEAYYDQVIHIDLDALEPHINGPFTPDRAMELSEFVKAVKTNNWPEELRVGLIGSCTNSSYEDMSRVADIAAFAAANGLKAKSEFTITPGSEQVRATIERDGILAKMEAIGGVVLANACGPCIGQWKRHDVQAGDKNSIITSFNRNFTGRNDGIKETHAFVASPETVAAFVLAGNLTTNFMKEPIDGVMLQPPTGHELPEHGFVPDPDGFIVPAEDGRGLSVVIAPESNRLQALAPFAAPKPEEYQNMPLLLKAKGKCTTDHISMAGPWLRFRGHLDNISNNMFIGAINYINDTANAVKNTFTGEYAEVPATARDYKARGIFWVVVGDENYGEGSSREHAAMEPRFLGGKAIIVKSFARIHETNLKKQGMLPLTFVNPSDYDKIREDDRLSIDITTIAPGAPVSLGITHADGTSETIELKHTMNAQQIGWFKAGSALNLIAGR
- a CDS encoding WG repeat-containing protein, yielding MSRRSLWLIGVALFLALIGLALVLPMHMDRLHDEVAAIAPEQYDSSLEAGNGPTRIPVCERGMWGYVNEQGEIVVPLRFRSVGDFTHNRAPARDTGLFGYINQSGAWVIEPTWDLAMPFSEGLAVVYFDDRASVIDTNGRVVFSCDQAYIGPFEGGLAHVETDSGSGLVTSTGRFLAIPGHDYAIMDTSRILVCDSPSAPIDQRSPCNWRLIDRDGRTIRSYENVTHVKAVMGIPLAVLFQRTTSGYVYALIVDHSGVARDVLSYEEAMMFKGVIVRSGLQEIVGSGRRSTLDRLSKLFWYWPKASSVARLLRETRGILIGGGVVLGTDSRIVVKDPWFSSATRLRFLAKSNSSVRQIDTMWVDSVVSFHKDQIVVTIHDTMCVVAADGSIVWRGRNRASSEHERDIAYQGDMYGSFVSREGEDLLPKNVDQSTSARLTFATQVDGLDDVHLITEHRDGNSKLLVSIVNRMSDTAWLGRSYEGVQMFLEARRSPRYTWVRVEELSLGCGLGQSPLPIPPNQFIRLNREAYHGARTYETRLAFLVLQESDRWRGKTKMCYSPIFLSKLNPAQFYRPSYR
- a CDS encoding AbrB/MazE/SpoVT family DNA-binding domain-containing protein, with product MQSQALTISPKYQVVIPQEVRAQIGLVPGQRVRWLIHEGMLVLVPVLTIDEMRGYLKDHDIRLIRDKEKFEP
- a CDS encoding type II toxin-antitoxin system VapC family toxin → MKTEPVVLDSSAWIEYVQNGPNADEYARVFKGKNVEIIVPSVCIFEVYRSIERIVSMREAMAVTMGMQAYVIDELSSDRARQAAAISRAHSLSTADAIIYATAQSYGATLYTQDADFIKLPGVKYFKHRR
- the tnpA gene encoding IS200/IS605 family transposase; the encoded protein is MPHSFDNVLLHIVFATKFREKILGDDIRSELHAYIGGIASNIGSVLLAAGSVSDHIHLLVSLPRTCTPAKLVQDIKAGSSKWIRSKGGRYACFSWQVGYSVFSVSAFDKKGLVRYIENQASHHARESFESEHRKLTVRHEIAVNEPNKWD